In Pyrus communis chromosome 1, drPyrComm1.1, whole genome shotgun sequence, the following are encoded in one genomic region:
- the LOC137748372 gene encoding uncharacterized protein At2g34160-like: MEGLAEEVNNLQITDASYNKNNKNRIQVSNTKKPVFFYVNLAKRYMQQNNEVELSALGMAIATVVTIAEILKNNGLAVEKRIKTSTINMREDAGGRPIQKAKIEILLGKSEKFDEIMAADAADAAAAAEEGIEYEQS; encoded by the exons atgGAGGGTCTGGCAGAAGAAGTGAACAATTTGCAAATTACAGACGCATCATACAACAAGAACAATAAGAATCGCATCCAAGTCTCCAACACCAAAAAGCCCGTCTTCTTCTACGTCAACCTCGCCAAG AGGTACATGCAGCAGAACAACGAGGTGGAGCTCTCCGCTCTCGGAATGG CTATTGCCACAGTGGTTACCATTGCTGAGATTCTGAAGAACAATGGATTGGCCGTTGAGAAGA GAATCAAGACTTCGACAATTAACATGAGGGAGGATGCAGGTGGGCGGCCAATTCAAAAGGCAAAG ATTGAAATACTGCTCGGAAAATCAGAGAAGTTCGACGAGATAATGGCTGCTGATGCTGctgatgctgctgctgctgccgagGAAGGCATCGAGTATGAGCAGAGTTGA
- the LOC137748383 gene encoding adenine nucleotide transporter BT1, chloroplastic/mitochondrial-like, which produces MGRKQFQVFDDKSDGFLSVCNLGNLGFQWSPEEEGYHPGGLFASVSQVGMGFGVSPDPPNPRRDGGAVKLPYAEQYMKYVEGIKNFGVGEEKGVVKNKKGGLKLKVKIANPSVRRLISGAIAGAISRTAVAPLETIRTHLMVGSCGRSTTDVFNDIMKIDGWKGLFRGNLVNVIRVAPSKAIELFAYDTVNKQLSPKPGEQPKLPIPASLIAGACAGVSSTICTYPLELIKTRLTIQRDAYDGLLDAFLKIAREEGPAELYRGLAPSLIGVIPYAAANYYAYDTLRKAYRKFLKQEKIGNIETLLIGSAAGAISSTATFPLEVARKHMQAGAVSGIQYRNVLHALTSILEKKGVEGLYTGLGPSCMKLVPAAGISFMCYEACKRILVEEKEEE; this is translated from the exons ATGGGGAGGAAGCAATTCCAAGTTTTCGATGACAAGAGTGATGGGTTTCTCTCTGTTTGCAATTTGGGAAATTTGGGATTTCAATGGAGTCCCGAAGAGGAGGGTTACCATCCCGGAGGCTTATTTGCAAGCGTTAGCCAAGTGGGGATGGGCTTCGGGGTCTCGCCGGACCCTCCCAATCCACGCCGTGATGGCGGGGCCGTGAAGCTTCCGTATGCCGAGCAGTACATGAAGTATGTGGAGGGGATTAAGAATTTTGGGGTGGGGGAAGAGAAAGGGGTGGTGAAGAATAAGAAGGGCGGTCTGAAATTGAAGGTTAAGATTGCTAACCCTTCAGTGAGGAGGCTAATAAGTGGTGCAATAGCCGGGGCAATTTCACGGACGGCTGTGGCACCATTGGAGACGATAAGGACTCATTTGATGGTTGGGAGTTGTGGGAGATCTACTACTGACGTCTTCAATGATATAATGAAGATTGATGGGTGGAAGGGGTTGTTTAGGGGAAATCTAGTCAATGTGATTCGGGTTGCACCGAGCAAGGCGATAGAG ctGTTTGCTTATGATACGGTTAACAAACAACTGTCACCAAAACCTGGAGAGCAGCCCAAACTTCCAATTCCTGCCTCGTTAATTGCAGGTGCTTGTGCTGGAGTGAGTTCAACAATTTGCACATACCCTCTTGAGTTAATTAAGACGCGGCTAACCATTCAG AGAGACGCTTATGATGGCCTTCTGGATGCATTCTTAAAAATAGCGCGAGAAGAGGGACCGGCAGAGCTCTACAGAGGTCTTGCCCCTAGTCTTATTGGAGTAATTCCATATGCTGCCGCCAATTACTATGCTTATGATACATTACGGAAAGCCTATCGCAAGTTTCTCAAGCAGGAGAAGATCGGCAACATTGAAACCCTTTTAATTGGATCAGCAGCTGGTGCTATTTCAAGTACTGCAACATTCCCACTCGAGGTGGCACGCAAGCACATGCAGGCGGGAGCCGTGAGTGGAATCCAATATAGAAATGTGCTTCACGCCCTCACCAGTATACTTGAGAAGAAGGGGGTTGAGGGTTTGTACACTGGGCTAGGCCCGAGCTGCATGAAGTTGGTGCCTGCGGCAGGGATTTCTTTTATGTGCTACGAAGCATGCAAGCGGATACTGGTAGAGGAAAAAGAGGAAGAGTAG
- the LOC137728949 gene encoding EG45-like domain containing protein, translating into MYMFSNLVVNMRLLVMLIVLSLFCRDVRLVSGDIGTATSYGPPYIPTKCFGSRQDQFPPGNLFVAVSEGLWDNGAACGRRYRLRCLSGRNKPCKGGATVDVKVVDLCNKSPCPSTVAMSTDAFAAISHSPSTRINVEYVQI; encoded by the exons ATGTATATGTTTTCTAACTTAGTTGTGAACATGAGGCTCTTAGTCATGTTAATAGTGTTAAGCTTATTCTGCAGAGACGTAAGGCTAGTCTCTGGTGATATCGGCACTGCAACTTCCTATGGTCCTCCTTACATAC CTACAAAGTGCTTTGGGAGTAGGCAAGACCAGTTCCCTCCGGGGAACCTGTTTGTGGCGGTGAGTGAAGGATTGTGGGACAATGGTGCTGCGTGTGGAAGGCGATATAGACTGAGGTGCCTGAGTGGACGTAATAAACCCTGCAAGGGTGGTGCTACGGTGGACGTGAAGGTGGTTGATCTTTGCAACAAATCACCTTGCCCTTCTACCGTAGCAATGTCAACTGATGCTTTTGCAGCGATCTCACACTCTCCTTCTACACGAATCAACGTCGAATATGTCCA GATATGA
- the LOC137732527 gene encoding probable sugar phosphate/phosphate translocator At5g25400 — translation MGKGGSLSEGVIKKILLSYTYVAIWIFLSFTVIVYNKYILDKKMYNWPFPISLTMIHMSFCASLAFLLVRVFRLVEPVTMSRDLYLSSVVPIGALYSLSLWLSNSAYIYLSVSFIQMLKALMPVAVYSIGVSFKKESFKTDTMVNMISISIGVAIAAYGEARFDTWGVMLQLGAVAFEATRLVLIQILLTSKGITLNPITSLYYVAPCCLAFLFVPWIFVEYPILRDSSSFHFDFVIFGTNSVCAFALNLAVFLLVGKTSALTMNVAGVVKDWLLIAFSWSVIKDTVTPINLFGYGLAFLGVAYYNHSKLQALKAKDAQKKAAQPDEEASRLLEERDGEGIGKRNESQK, via the coding sequence ATGGGAAAAGGTGGCTCCCTGAGCGAGGGGGTGATAAAAAAGATCCTCCTCTCCTACACCTACGTCGCCATCTGGATCTTCCTCTCCTTCACCGTCATCGTCTACAACAAATACATCCTCGACAAGAAGATGTACAACTGGCCCTTCCCCATCTCCCTCACCATGATCCACATGTCCTTCTGCGCCTCCCTCGCCTTCCTCCTCGTCCGCGTCTTCCGCCTCGTCGAGCCCGTCACCATGTCCCGCGACCTCTACCTCTCCTCCGTCGTCCCCATCGGCGCCCTCTACTCCCTCTCCCTCTGGCTTTCCAACTCCGCCTACATctacctctccgtctccttcatCCAGATGCTCAAGGCCCTCATGCCCGTCGCGGTCTACTCCATTGGCGTCTCCTTCAAAAAGGAGTCCTTCAAGACTGACACCATGGTCAACATGATCTCCATTTCCATCGGCGTCGCCATCGCCGCCTACGGAGAGGCCCGATTCGACACCTGGGGCGTCATGCTCCAGCTCGGCGCCGTCGCATTCGAGGCCACCCGCCTTGTCTTGATCCAGATCCTCCTCACATCCAAAGGCATTACCCTCAACCCCATAACATCTCTCTACTACGTGGCTCCTTGCTGTCTGGCTTTCCTCTTCGTCCCCTGGATCTTCGTCGAGTACCCGATTCTGCGCGATTCCTCGAGCTTCCATTTCGATTTCGTGATTTTTGGGACCAATTCTGTCTGCGCATTTGCTCTGAATCTTGCCGTGTTCTTGCTCGTCGGAAAGACCTCGGCGCTGACGATGAATGTTGCCGGAGTGGTGAAAGATTGGCTTCTGATCGCCTTTTCATGGTCCGTTATCAAGGACACCGTGACCCCGATCAATCTGTTCGGCTACGGCCTCGCGTTTTTGGGGGTTGCCTACTACAACCACTCTAAATTGCAGGCTCTGAAGGCCAAGGATGCGCAGAAGAAGGCCGCGCAGCCCGACGAGGAGGCCAGCAGGCTCTTGGAGGAGAGGGACGGGGAAGGAATCGGGAAGAGGAATGAATCCCAGAAATGA